Below is a genomic region from Echinicola rosea.
AACCTCGTGGGTTTTAAAGGTAACATTGTCCAGCTTTCCTTCCAAGACCGCAGTGATCATGGCTCTGGTATAAGGAAGCTTCATTCTTGATCCTGTGCCATAAGAGCCTCCTGTCCATCCGGTATTAATCAGCCAAACGTTCACATTGTGGTCTTTCATTTTTTTGCCAAGCAAAGATGCGTACTTGGTGGGGTGAAGAGGCAAGAAAGCAGCCCCAAAACATGCGGAAAATGTTTTTTGAGGCTCGGATATCCCCATTTCGGTGCCAGCGACCTTTGCGGTGTATCCCGATATAAAATGATACATGGCCTGATTGGTGTCTAATTTGGAAATAGGAGGGATCACGCCAAAAGCATCTGCCGTAAGAAAGAAAATATTCTTCGGCAACGTACCCAGTGGAGGGATAATGGCCTTTTGGATATGGTACAGTGGATAGGCTGTTCTCGTATTTTGCGTGACGCTACAGTCCGTGTAATTGATGGTTCTGGAATGTTGCTCAAAGCGCGTGTTTTCTACCACTGCGCCAAATTTGATCGCATTCCAAATTTCAGGTTCTTTTTCTTTAGAAAGGTCGATTACTTTTGCATAACAACCGCCCTCAAAGTTAAAAACACCATTATTCGTCCAACCGTGTTCATCATCTCCTATTAAGTTTCTATTCGGATCAGCAGATAGGGTGGTTTTTCCTGTACCAGAAAGGCCAAAGAACAATGCTGTGTCTCCATTCTTACCGATATTGGCCGAGCAATGCATGGAGAGGACATTCTCCTTCAAAGGCAAGTGGTAATTTAACACCGAGAAGATTCCCTTTTTGATTTCGCCTGTATAGCCTGTTCCCCCTATCAAGATGATTTTTTTGGTGAGATTAATGATGGTGAAGTTTTTCCCCCTTGTCCCGTCCAAGGTTGGGTCAGCTTCGAATTCTGGCGCGCAGATGATCGTGAAATCCGTCTTTTGGTCTTCAATTTCATCTTTTTCAGGTCTTAAGAACATGTTATGACAAAAGAGATTGTGCCAAGCCAAGGTGTTGTAAACCCTGATGTTTAGTCGGTATCGACTGTCTGCACCTGCATAAACATCCCGTGCAAATAAAGTTCTGTGCCTGAGGTATGAGATCATTTTTCCCAAAAGCTGATCAAAGTGAGTTTCCTGAAATGGAATATTGATTTCTCCCCACCAGATGTTTCCTTTGGTGGCATTGTCTGCTACGATGTAACGGTCTTTAGGGGATCTACCGGTAAATTTACCAGTATAAGCCATTAGGGCACCGGTGTCAGCAAGCCAACCTTCTTGTCCAGAAAGGGCATGTTCGATGAGCTCAGCAGGTGTGAGGTTAAGTTTTACCTGACCATTATCCAGTTGTCCATGGAGTGCTAGCAGGTCAGTAACAGGGTGTGTTTTACTGATCATAAATCTCTAAAGTTATTTGGGTATTACTTAAAAGGAATTGGTACAAATATATAAGAATTGGAGATGATTACTTCCAAAAAAGGATAGAAATGTCGGTTTTCAAACGATTTCGTAGGGCTTTTTGCACATATAGGATGTACGGGAAATGATGGAAATCATGATGAAAATTTTATAGAAGCATAACTATATTCATGAAATATGTGGTAGAACAAAATGGAACGTTTTTCATTGTTTAGAAAAAAATCTCTTATCATTGTAAATTGTAAAGCATTACACAGGAATTATATACCCAAATGTTACAGAACGAAGAATCCAATAATCAACAACTTGACAGAGGTTTTGATGGTCCATCGATGTTTGGACATCCAAAAGGTTTAATGACACTTTTCTTTACAGAAATGTGGGAGCGTTTCAGCTACTATGGCATGAGGGCCCTGCTTATACTTTTTATGACTACTGCTGTAATTGACGGTGGATTGGGGTTTGATGACAAGACTTCCGGAGCTATTTATGGACTTTACACAATGGGTGTTTATCTATTGGCTTTACCCGGTGGATGGTTAGCGGATAGGCTGCTCGGATTGAAAAAATCCGTATGGTATGGTGGGATCATTATAGCTTTGGGACATTTTACTATGGGATTGCCGGGGATTATTTCACTCATGGATGGAGCTCATGAGACAAAATCAGCTTTGAACTCTCTTGATACCACCTCTTTTTTTCTTGGATTGATACTTATTGTGGTAGGAACTGGCCTGCTCAAACCAAATATCAGTTCTATTGTCGGGCAGCTGTACCACGAGGGAAGTTCCAAGAGAGATGCAGGCTTCTCCATTTTTTATATGGGAATCAATATCGGTGGATTTATAGCACCCATCATCTGCAGTACTTTTGCTGAGATTGATTGGCATTTGGGTTTCGGTGCAGCAGGCTTTGGTATGGTCTTGGGGCTGATACAGTACAAATTGACTTCAGGAACTCTAAAAGGCAAGGGAGAATTGGCAGATGCAGATTCTGCGGAGGAGATAGCACATAGGAGGAGATTAAGGTTGTTTACGTTCCTTACGGTGATAGTATTGGCCTTCACACTTTTTTTGATGTTTCAAGGAGTGATAGTCATTAATGCTGCTGCTATAGCTGAAGCATCATATAAAGTGATAGGAGTAGTGGCTGCCGCATTCTTTATTTATATACTGGTTTTTGGAGGGTTGAATAAGGATGAAAAGAAGAAGGTAGTGGTTATTGCGATATTACTTTGTTTTGGAGCCCTGTTTTGGTCAGGTTTTGAGCAGGCAGGATCTACCTTAAATCTCTTTGCTGAGCGGTTTACGGACCGGCATTTAATGGGATGGGAAATACCTGCAGGCTATTTCCAGTCTGCAAATTCCATGTTTATAGTGATTTTTGCACCGGTCTTTGCTGCTTTATGGGTTTGGTTGGCAAAGCGGCATTTGGAGCCGAGTTCACCGATCAAGTTTGCGTTTGGACTGTTGCTCTTGGGGGTTGGTTTTATGGTGATGTATTTTGCCGCTAAAGTGGCTGTATCTGGGGATTTGGCAGCCCCTGCTTGGCTAATGTTCACCTATCTTTTTCATACTTTTGGTGAGTTGAGCTTAAGTCCAGTAGGATTAAGTTTGACGACCAAGTTGGCGCCTAAGAAGTTTCAGGGCCAAATGATGGGAATGTGGTTCCTGTCCGTAGCGCTAGGAAATCTTGTGGCTGGGATTATCGCCGGTGAAGCCAGTGGAGAAACGAAAGAGGCTGTTGCAGAAATGCCCGATCAGTATATGATGATTGTCATGGTATCTGTAGGGGCAGGACTGCTTCTAATGCTTATTACCAAGCCCATCAGAAAATTAATGGGAAATGTAAGGTAAATAAAAAGGGAGCGATCATCGCTCCCTTTTTATTTACTATAATGGATATAGTTATTTTTCTTTTTTGTTTCCTTTAGATAGGCTGTTCCTAATGTCCATATTAGAAATACCAGCACCTAAACCAATTAGGATGCAAACAATAAGTATAAATAATTGGGCTCCTGAGCCTAGTGGGGAATTGAATATTTCCAGTAGCATGTTAATACTGTTTTAGTGATGGCCTAAATTTCCTGCAATTTAACAGGTCAGATTCATTGGACAAAATTAAATTATAAAAACTGAGCTGTCCTTATTCAGCACAGCACAGTTTAATACCAATTAGTCCAATTCTTCATCAAATTCATCATCGAAAAGGTCAAAATCATCCTCTTCAAAGTCGATGAGATTATCTTCGAGCCTTTCATCATCATCATCATCGAGGTCGTAAATGCCCTCATCGAGATCTCCTGTGTTGAATTCGTCTTCTTCCTGGAAGTCGTCAAATTCGTCGTAATACTGTTCTGTGCCTCTTGCCATAGTGTGATAAGTTTAAATAAAATTGATAGGCAGGATTTTATGCTATTTACAACAAAAAACAATTTATTTCAATAGGGGATTTTGAGTTTTTTTTAAGGGGACTGGCTTTATACCGAGAAATACTTACTTGATAAAAAAAAGGTTTGTTGTTTTTGTTTTTTATAATTCAGATAGCTTTGTGTTGCTTAATCGTTGAATTTTCTGTTTTTATATTAAATAATTGATATGAAGAAAAAAATAGCCCTGACTGTGATGTGAAATTGTTACGTAAATCATTTTCATACATTGATGAAACTGGTCCATATGTTTACATTTTTTTTTAGTACCTGTACATAAATACGTTTTGTTGAAATGTTTTTCAAACCATTAAAAATGTTTTTTAAATTAATTTTAATGTATTTTGTTTGTTTTCTTCTTGGGGTTAATATAAATTAGTGGTGTGAAATAGGGTACTGGGTATCAGTTAAATCACATGTAAAGGGAGTTTGTATTTGTATATGATTAAAGGTTGATAAATGGAAAACTGACTACTGTACTGATTTGCTAATGAAAATGTTGTAGTGATGCTTCACCGGTTCTTAAGCCTTTTAGGGGTGGTTTATAGATATTTAATTTATCAAATACGATGATTTTGAATTTTTATTAGAGATACTATGAATAATGTTAATAAACTTGTCGCGGGTTTTTTCTTTATCTGGGACACCGTCATATTAGGGATTACTTTCCTTGTTTCGCTTTATATCTTTAAGGATACGGGTGTGCAGGGGATAGATTGGGCACTGTTTGTGGGTTTGATCTCTCTATGGCTGGTAATAGTGAAATGGAGAAAACTCTACTTCTTTGATCTCAATGGAGATTTTTCCAATCGGATACTGAACTATTTAAAGTCCAGTGCCATATTAGTAGTCCTTCTAGGATTAGCATATTTGATTTTTACGTTTCCGCCTACCTTCAGAAAGGTGGTGCTATCATTTTCCATCGGTTTTCCATTAATCGGTATAGTGACCAATTTCGTCATCTTGAGTATTATTAACCGTTTGAAAAATAGTGGGGGAGTTAGCAAGAATGTGTTAGTCACGGGACAGGGGGAGATGGTCAGTAAAGTAAATTCTTACTTCAAAGAAAATCCAAAAAATGGTTATCAGGTCAAAGGCATGGTGAAATACCATAATGTGACAGAACCGCAACTGGCTGTGGAAGGTAGCGATGAATACGTGAGTGATCTTGAAAATATGGGTAGCTATTTAAAGGATAATCCAGTGGACGAAGTGATTGTGGCCTTACCGATCCAATACTCTGAAGAAATCAAGAAAATTCTTAACACTGCGGATTATTACGGTACCCGAGTGAGGTTTATACCGGATTATCAGAAATTGCTTGGCGAAGATTGCAAAGTGATCAGGCAAGGCAAGATGGATATGGTCAACGTGAGACAAATGCCGCTTGATGATAAAGTTTCTGCCTTTTTTAAGGAGTGTTTTGATTGGTGTTTCTCCAGTTTGATCCTCTTAATGTTGTCGCCGTTATTTTTCTTGATTGTAATATTGATCAAACTTGATAGCCCAGGGCCCGCTTTTTATTGTCCTGAAAGGATCGGTAAAGGTGGAAAACCATTCCGTGTATTTAAGTTTAGGACTATGAGAGAAAACGACAGTACGGGAAGGGCTTCGACAGTAGAAAACGATCCCCGGATCACTAAAGTCGGTAAGTTTTTAAGAAAGTACAGTATAGATGAGCTTCCGCAATTTGCGAATGTATTTATGGGGGATATGAGTGTGGTAGGCCCCAGGCCACACAGAACTTACCTTAATGAGGAATTTCAACGTAGCGTTGATAAAGCCATGGTCAGGCATTATTTTAAACCAGGGGTTACGGGATGGGCTCAGGTAAATGGTTGGAGAGGACCCACAGAGACCGCTGAGCAAAAGGAACAGCGCATAGCCCACGATCTTTGGTACTTAAAAAATTGGTCCATGAAACTAGATATTAAAATTATTTACTTAACGATTTTTGGACGTAAAACACACGGGACTGCTTTTTGATAATGAATACTTGGCATGGGGAATGATAAATTCTCCATGCTTATTCAAGTCTTTTTAAGAATTGTATAAATAATTCGTTTTTAGAATATTTTTATTATTTAATTTTTATTGCATGCCTGATTTATAATATTGTTCTATTTTTCTAATTGGACTTCATGCTCACTTGTACATGTTAACCAAATAATATTTCATTATAGTATGTGTAATTAGTAATCAATTTGTGGATTTTTTCTACAATTATTTTAAAATATTTTTTTGGTAATATTCACAGGAATTCAATTTTATGCATATAATTTTTAATTATTTAAATAATGTTAATTGTTTTTTGTCGAAGTGGTAAAAATCAAGTGTAAAAACATATAATAATACTAATTTATAATATAAAATATTATTGTATTTTTTTATTAAATGTAAACCTAACACTATATTTTATTTCAATCAAAAATTTATTTATCTTATTTACGTTTTTTGATCGTATATACACTCTATTGTGTCGTTTGTTTGTTTTTTGTAAATGCTTTACAATCAGTTGTTTTACGTGGTATGGATATTGGAAATTTAGGGCAAGTCAGGACTTATCACCCTAATGATTTTGCTGACTTGATTTGAAACGAGTTACTAACCAACAACCACACCAATGAAAACTAACATACGAGAAGGGCCTTTTGGCGCTTTATCTTGATCTGTAAAACACTTAAAAGTAATTATCACCTAACTTAATTATTAATGAAATCTATCACCAATTTAACTTGCAAGAGTTTTCTTGCGGGGATTACTACGGTCTTTTTTGCGAGTTCTTGCCAACTAGATGAATCGCAGCAACTGGAAGTACAAGAGAGTACTGAAGTAGCAGAATTAACTACGAAATTATCAGGTTTATTGTTTTCCGAGGACTTTGAGGGAGACGATCCTCTTCGAGGTGTCCATACCCAAGGAGCTGAAGATCATAGTCTCAGAGTCGTTTCTTGGAGGGCGTTTGAAGGAAAAAAGTCGGCGTTCTTTCAACTAAAGTCATCTGATAAAATGATTGCAAACGGCATGAGATCAGAAATTTTGGTTAGTTCTGAAGCTCCTGATCAAGATATGTGGTATAGTTTTGCTGTTATTTTCCCAGAAGACCTATATGAATACGACAAGTCTAATGAATCTATATCCCAATGGAGACAAAATTCAGGAGGGCCTTCGTTATCACTAAGAACTGCAAAGGATGAATTATATGTCCGAGTGATTTCAAAGGATAATGAAAAAGAGTGGGAAACGATTAATTTGGGTCCCATCATTAAAAATAAGTGGACAGAGTTTGCTTTTCGCATTCACCATTCTTCTGGAGACGAAGGATCTGTCGAGATTTGGAGGGATGGAAACAAGGTGCTGAATTATAAAGGTCCGAACATGTACAAAGGAATGGGGATGCCTCATTGGAAGGTAGGGATTTATAAATCAATATGGAACAAAAAGAAAACTGATACGGATGTAAGAGCGCTTTATATGGATAATATCCGATATGGTGATAACAATGTATCTCTAGCTGATCTTGTGACTGGTAGTGTTCTTAACTTAGCTGATGTAGTGATCATGAATCCTGAAGAACCAAAATTGCTTGTAGCTAATGCGGAGAACGAGACTTTGGGAGGTTCTATACATCCTGGTGAAATTATTTATTATTCACGACTTGGTACAAAAAAATTCAGTTTGTTTGCGGATGTAGATAAGAGGGTAGAAAGTGTACATTTTGACTTATATCAAGAAACCAATAATGGCTACAAATTGATCCATTCTTTACTGGATAGTAGTTTTCCATTCCTAATGTTTGGAGATAATGGTAATGGAAACTTTTATTTTGGCAATAGTTTCTTGGAAGAAGGAAGATATCGAGTTGAGGTTGCTTGCTATGGGGATGAAAAAGGTTTGATTCCCGTAGGAGAAAAATTTTCAACCACCTTCAAACTTTATTAAAAAAAATTAGGCTCAATCCTTTTAAGGGTTGAGCCTTTTATTTAACACAAGCCATGCTCTTTTTTATATTTTCAGAACTTCACACTAATCAGGGGGTTGATTATAAATTTTTTTATAGAAGTTTAATTTTTTGCTTTATGAGAAGAGGGTGGTTTTGGTTCTATAGCTTTTTTAAAATTTTGGCCGGTATTCCTCCGATGATGCAACTATCCGGTACATCTTGGGTTACCACACTGCCGGCAGCGATCGTGACGTTATTACCTATCTTGATCGGGCCTAAAATAGTGACACCTGTTCCTATGTAACAGTTATCCCCAATTATTACTTCAGGGTTTTCTATTCCAGGTTTCTTTTTGCCGATAAGGACTCGTGGAAGTACGGTGCAGTTTTTGCCAAGTGTAGCGAAAACAGCAATACGGACAAATCCAGAATGCACAAGGTGAAAACCTTCTCCCAACGTATTTGGATGAATGTAGAAACTGTATTTGAGCTTCATCCTTCTGTGGTTCCAATACCTCCAGGCTAGTGGGACATAATCCCATGGTTTCTTCTTTTTGTTCAGGTAATATTCCAAGTATCGCAAGTTTTTAAAAAAACGATACACTCTGAATCCTTCGGAGTAGGTGATCCGCATGATGAAAGGCCTTTTGATGTCGAGCTTGGCCTTCTCGATGGTTAAAAACCTGTTTAGGTCTTTTCTGGTTTTGATGACATCCATTGATTATAGAAATGCTTAAAACGGATGGGGGAAAATATGGTGGTATTTTACCTTATATAATAATTAAGGGAGACGTCTTGGGAAA
It encodes:
- the pckA gene encoding phosphoenolpyruvate carboxykinase (ATP), whose translation is MISKTHPVTDLLALHGQLDNGQVKLNLTPAELIEHALSGQEGWLADTGALMAYTGKFTGRSPKDRYIVADNATKGNIWWGEINIPFQETHFDQLLGKMISYLRHRTLFARDVYAGADSRYRLNIRVYNTLAWHNLFCHNMFLRPEKDEIEDQKTDFTIICAPEFEADPTLDGTRGKNFTIINLTKKIILIGGTGYTGEIKKGIFSVLNYHLPLKENVLSMHCSANIGKNGDTALFFGLSGTGKTTLSADPNRNLIGDDEHGWTNNGVFNFEGGCYAKVIDLSKEKEPEIWNAIKFGAVVENTRFEQHSRTINYTDCSVTQNTRTAYPLYHIQKAIIPPLGTLPKNIFFLTADAFGVIPPISKLDTNQAMYHFISGYTAKVAGTEMGISEPQKTFSACFGAAFLPLHPTKYASLLGKKMKDHNVNVWLINTGWTGGSYGTGSRMKLPYTRAMITAVLEGKLDNVTFKTHEVFNVAVPQTCPNVPSELLNPRDTWANPLEYDHKAHQLALAFVENFKKYEDFASTELMNGAPNI
- a CDS encoding peptide MFS transporter: MLQNEESNNQQLDRGFDGPSMFGHPKGLMTLFFTEMWERFSYYGMRALLILFMTTAVIDGGLGFDDKTSGAIYGLYTMGVYLLALPGGWLADRLLGLKKSVWYGGIIIALGHFTMGLPGIISLMDGAHETKSALNSLDTTSFFLGLILIVVGTGLLKPNISSIVGQLYHEGSSKRDAGFSIFYMGINIGGFIAPIICSTFAEIDWHLGFGAAGFGMVLGLIQYKLTSGTLKGKGELADADSAEEIAHRRRLRLFTFLTVIVLAFTLFLMFQGVIVINAAAIAEASYKVIGVVAAAFFIYILVFGGLNKDEKKKVVVIAILLCFGALFWSGFEQAGSTLNLFAERFTDRHLMGWEIPAGYFQSANSMFIVIFAPVFAALWVWLAKRHLEPSSPIKFAFGLLLLGVGFMVMYFAAKVAVSGDLAAPAWLMFTYLFHTFGELSLSPVGLSLTTKLAPKKFQGQMMGMWFLSVALGNLVAGIIAGEASGETKEAVAEMPDQYMMIVMVSVGAGLLLMLITKPIRKLMGNVR
- a CDS encoding exopolysaccharide biosynthesis polyprenyl glycosylphosphotransferase, whose product is MNNVNKLVAGFFFIWDTVILGITFLVSLYIFKDTGVQGIDWALFVGLISLWLVIVKWRKLYFFDLNGDFSNRILNYLKSSAILVVLLGLAYLIFTFPPTFRKVVLSFSIGFPLIGIVTNFVILSIINRLKNSGGVSKNVLVTGQGEMVSKVNSYFKENPKNGYQVKGMVKYHNVTEPQLAVEGSDEYVSDLENMGSYLKDNPVDEVIVALPIQYSEEIKKILNTADYYGTRVRFIPDYQKLLGEDCKVIRQGKMDMVNVRQMPLDDKVSAFFKECFDWCFSSLILLMLSPLFFLIVILIKLDSPGPAFYCPERIGKGGKPFRVFKFRTMRENDSTGRASTVENDPRITKVGKFLRKYSIDELPQFANVFMGDMSVVGPRPHRTYLNEEFQRSVDKAMVRHYFKPGVTGWAQVNGWRGPTETAEQKEQRIAHDLWYLKNWSMKLDIKIIYLTIFGRKTHGTAF
- a CDS encoding polysaccharide lyase codes for the protein MKSITNLTCKSFLAGITTVFFASSCQLDESQQLEVQESTEVAELTTKLSGLLFSEDFEGDDPLRGVHTQGAEDHSLRVVSWRAFEGKKSAFFQLKSSDKMIANGMRSEILVSSEAPDQDMWYSFAVIFPEDLYEYDKSNESISQWRQNSGGPSLSLRTAKDELYVRVISKDNEKEWETINLGPIIKNKWTEFAFRIHHSSGDEGSVEIWRDGNKVLNYKGPNMYKGMGMPHWKVGIYKSIWNKKKTDTDVRALYMDNIRYGDNNVSLADLVTGSVLNLADVVIMNPEEPKLLVANAENETLGGSIHPGEIIYYSRLGTKKFSLFADVDKRVESVHFDLYQETNNGYKLIHSLLDSSFPFLMFGDNGNGNFYFGNSFLEEGRYRVEVACYGDEKGLIPVGEKFSTTFKLY
- a CDS encoding serine O-acetyltransferase; the protein is MDVIKTRKDLNRFLTIEKAKLDIKRPFIMRITYSEGFRVYRFFKNLRYLEYYLNKKKKPWDYVPLAWRYWNHRRMKLKYSFYIHPNTLGEGFHLVHSGFVRIAVFATLGKNCTVLPRVLIGKKKPGIENPEVIIGDNCYIGTGVTILGPIKIGNNVTIAAGSVVTQDVPDSCIIGGIPAKILKKL